In one Streptomyces sp. V3I7 genomic region, the following are encoded:
- a CDS encoding DNA-processing protein DprA, with protein sequence MKGRHVRATPVRSRRSRRARRKLHPRAGRRRPHRPLPGRGLAAPRSRRRQRPPDPAVPKGRALPSAAHCRFVIPSAPEWPTALSDLGPYCPLGLWARGAEHLPRLTASAVAVTGSRAASQQAVARAHAFATAMARAGHTVTAPLAYGVDAAAHRAAAESGRATLAVLPRGLDRAHPRPHAQLLASIPANGGAVVSLYRPGTDVSGATLKASARLVAALARAVILVEALDHAEATRVAEAALDLDRPVLAAPISAGVRSSGSARLLAARRAVLCPTPARALDLL encoded by the coding sequence TTGAAAGGTCGTCATGTTCGAGCGACCCCTGTCCGATCGCGACGCTCGCGCCGCGCTCGCCGCAAGCTTCACCCCCGAGCAGGTCGCCGCCGACCTCACCGACCACTCCCCGGCCGAGGTCTGGCAGCGCCGCGCTCGCGCCGACGCCAGCGGCCGCCTGACCCGGCAGTCCCCAAGGGACGAGCTCTTCCGAGCGCAGCTCACTGCCGGTTCGTCATCCCCTCCGCCCCGGAGTGGCCCACCGCCCTGTCCGACCTCGGCCCGTACTGCCCGCTCGGGCTGTGGGCTCGGGGAGCCGAACATCTGCCGCGGCTCACCGCCAGCGCCGTGGCCGTCACCGGTAGCCGGGCGGCGAGCCAACAGGCCGTCGCCCGGGCGCATGCCTTCGCCACCGCCATGGCCCGGGCCGGACACACCGTCACCGCACCCCTCGCCTACGGCGTCGACGCCGCCGCGCACCGGGCCGCCGCAGAATCCGGCCGAGCCACGCTGGCCGTCCTGCCGCGCGGCCTGGACCGCGCCCACCCGCGCCCCCACGCCCAGTTGCTCGCATCCATCCCGGCCAACGGGGGTGCCGTGGTCAGCCTGTACCGGCCCGGCACCGACGTCAGTGGCGCCACACTCAAGGCCAGTGCCCGCCTGGTGGCTGCGCTCGCCCGCGCGGTCATCCTCGTCGAGGCCCTCGACCACGCCGAGGCGACCCGCGTCGCCGAGGCCGCCCTCGACTTGGACCGGCCCGTCCTCGCCGCGCCCATCAGCGCCGGCGTCCGCTCCAGTGGCAGCGCGCGCCTGCTCGCCGCACGGCGCGCCGTTTTGTGCCCGACCCCCGCGCGAGCGCTGGACCTGCTCTGA